A DNA window from Borrelia sp. HM contains the following coding sequences:
- a CDS encoding cation:proton antiporter, giving the protein MNKKIFYKILFALNPILLFGVTDYMKDTSHNVETKISSFIMSLAVIVILANLLGNLVGKFGIPKVIGQITTGILLSPTFLGKIKMPLLFPLGIISIGDNYLINEEIFAISTIASIILLFMAGLETDLKLFLKFLPRGGLIGITEVIGTFTSFALISTILFDVPLISPTSLFIGIIATPSSAGIAASILSAKKKMSTSEGVTIISTSIIDDVLSMIMLTSVITISRSLSDLDITISITATIKNILIWFCLTFALILLSEPISKLLKSFNSVTLATVITIALTLIVSSFFQNLGMSFVIGAYIFGLAMSKTDIVCVIQDKLTIFERFFIPVFFTSIGLMADINVILSKEVLMLGIMLSFIAIATKIIFCFIPSYFLGFNKLGALRIAFGMVPRGEISLIIANVALSSEFISQKIFGIIIIIVFLPTIIATPIINMLFRINKNGLKKEMKTEQNTQITVSFKYDNLTKILVWELKNEIRNEGFFTQQIKNDFSQYINARRNDISLSIKREGTKITFECPKKHLIIIQDLFRETILNIEKMTKEVKTASLNAQKLDYSINYDKISSNINLNKRIKKENIILELKAKNKIEVLRELLDVIKVEIDKEIILQDLMEREKLITTALKEGFAIPHLKTNLIKKMHIAIGISHNGVDFNAINKNLSHIFILILYPAKEYVNYPRILSSIVRKVDSNKKAMLKAKTDKEIYNIIVG; this is encoded by the coding sequence ATGAATAAAAAAATCTTTTATAAAATATTATTTGCACTAAATCCTATCCTTTTATTTGGGGTTACAGACTACATGAAAGACACAAGCCATAATGTTGAAACTAAAATTTCTTCTTTCATAATGAGTTTAGCAGTTATTGTAATATTAGCTAATCTGCTTGGCAACTTAGTAGGAAAATTTGGAATTCCAAAAGTAATAGGACAAATAACAACAGGCATTCTACTAAGTCCAACATTTCTTGGAAAGATTAAAATGCCTTTACTATTTCCACTAGGCATTATCAGTATAGGTGACAATTATCTAATCAATGAAGAAATATTTGCAATATCAACAATAGCATCAATCATTTTACTCTTTATGGCAGGTCTTGAAACCGATTTAAAATTATTCCTAAAATTCTTACCACGTGGGGGACTAATAGGAATAACAGAAGTAATTGGTACTTTTACAAGTTTTGCACTAATATCTACTATTTTATTTGATGTGCCATTAATTAGTCCTACATCTCTTTTTATAGGTATAATAGCAACACCTTCCTCAGCAGGAATTGCTGCAAGCATACTCTCAGCTAAAAAAAAAATGAGTACATCAGAAGGGGTAACAATAATATCAACCTCAATAATTGATGATGTACTCTCAATGATTATGCTAACAAGCGTAATAACAATATCACGTTCACTCTCAGATCTTGACATTACAATCTCAATCACAGCTACAATTAAAAACATACTAATTTGGTTTTGTCTAACATTTGCATTAATCCTGCTATCAGAACCAATTTCAAAATTGCTTAAAAGCTTTAATAGTGTTACTTTAGCAACTGTAATAACTATTGCTTTAACCCTTATTGTTTCAAGCTTTTTCCAAAATTTAGGAATGTCATTTGTAATTGGAGCTTATATATTTGGCCTTGCTATGTCAAAAACAGATATTGTATGTGTAATTCAAGATAAATTAACAATATTTGAACGGTTTTTTATACCAGTATTTTTTACGTCAATAGGACTTATGGCTGACATTAATGTGATATTATCAAAAGAAGTCTTAATGCTTGGAATTATGCTTAGTTTCATAGCTATAGCAACAAAAATCATATTTTGTTTTATTCCATCATATTTTTTAGGGTTTAACAAATTAGGTGCACTAAGAATAGCTTTTGGAATGGTTCCAAGAGGAGAAATCTCATTAATCATTGCCAACGTAGCACTTTCTTCTGAATTTATAAGTCAAAAAATATTTGGTATAATAATAATTATAGTTTTCCTGCCAACAATAATAGCAACACCAATAATAAACATGTTATTTCGAATAAATAAAAATGGCTTAAAAAAAGAAATGAAAACAGAACAAAATACCCAAATTACAGTATCATTTAAATATGATAACCTAACAAAAATACTTGTATGGGAATTAAAAAATGAAATAAGAAATGAAGGATTCTTTACTCAACAAATAAAAAATGACTTCTCACAATATATCAATGCAAGACGCAATGATATTTCATTATCAATAAAAAGAGAAGGAACTAAAATTACATTTGAATGCCCCAAAAAACACTTAATCATAATACAAGATTTATTTAGAGAAACCATTTTAAATATAGAAAAAATGACTAAAGAAGTTAAAACTGCTTCTTTAAATGCACAAAAATTAGATTATTCAATAAATTACGACAAAATAAGTAGCAACATTAATCTTAATAAACGAATTAAAAAGGAAAATATTATTTTAGAATTAAAAGCAAAAAATAAAATTGAAGTGTTAAGAGAATTACTCGATGTAATAAAAGTCGAAATTGATAAAGAAATAATATTACAAGATTTAATGGAAAGAGAAAAGTTAATAACTACAGCGCTTAAAGAAGGATTTGCAATACCTCATTTAAAAACTAATTTAATCAAAAAAATGCATATTGCTATTGGAATAAGTCACAATGGAGTTGATTTTAATGCAATTAATAAAAATCTAAGCCATATATTTATATTAATACTATACCCAGCAAAAGAATACGTTAATTATCCGCGCATTCTATCATCTATTGTAAGAAAGGTTGACTCTAATAAAAAAGCAATGCTTAAAGCTAAAACTGATAAAGAAATTTATAATATAATAGTAGGATAA
- a CDS encoding glycosyltransferase: MKIAMFTDTYVPDNNGVSTSIKQIKAGLEKKGHTVYIFCTQSQKTDLKENCVYRSLSINLNKKVDAKIALPNTRQINKIIKEYKPEIIHTHSEFIMGNLGKKISKQYNIPIVHTNHTMWDHYLHYIKFLKCFINPDKIMKKFYDQIHHFIYPSIKTYDKYFNLAKNADYKIIPNGVDRELFIKELSQEKKQEILNKHGISNNDKIIIFVGRINKEKNVSLLVEHLKKLLIENKHCKLLLIGKGKESIQIQHLRKQYKIEKQIILTGPIPWEEMYYYYKISDVFASLSISEVYPMTIIEALSSGIPAILANDIIYKDIIHQGKNGFLIDNYEDIYKYMKELIENDEKLRTLKKNTEKTSTIFSISFVIDQIEQYYFEIIKSQKINKI, encoded by the coding sequence ATGAAAATTGCAATGTTTACAGATACGTATGTTCCAGATAATAATGGAGTATCAACGTCTATCAAACAAATCAAGGCTGGCCTTGAAAAAAAAGGTCATACCGTTTACATTTTTTGTACACAATCTCAAAAAACAGATTTAAAAGAAAACTGTGTTTATAGAAGTTTATCAATTAACCTAAATAAAAAAGTAGATGCTAAAATAGCACTTCCAAATACAAGACAAATAAATAAAATTATAAAAGAATATAAGCCTGAAATAATTCATACACATTCAGAATTCATTATGGGAAATCTTGGAAAAAAGATATCAAAACAATACAATATTCCAATCGTTCATACCAATCATACAATGTGGGATCACTATTTGCATTATATCAAATTTTTAAAATGCTTCATTAATCCAGACAAAATAATGAAAAAATTTTATGATCAAATCCACCATTTTATTTATCCATCAATTAAAACATATGATAAATATTTTAATCTTGCAAAAAATGCCGACTATAAAATAATACCAAATGGAGTAGATAGGGAACTTTTTATCAAGGAACTAAGTCAAGAAAAAAAACAAGAAATTTTAAATAAACATGGAATCAGCAACAATGATAAAATCATAATCTTTGTTGGAAGAATCAATAAAGAAAAAAATGTATCTCTGCTAGTAGAACATCTAAAAAAACTTCTTATTGAAAATAAACACTGCAAGCTACTACTCATAGGAAAAGGAAAAGAATCAATTCAAATACAACATTTAAGAAAGCAATATAAGATTGAAAAACAAATCATACTAACTGGACCAATACCATGGGAAGAAATGTACTATTATTATAAAATTTCTGATGTATTTGCAAGTCTATCAATAAGTGAGGTATATCCAATGACAATAATCGAAGCTTTAAGTTCTGGAATACCTGCAATACTTGCCAATGACATAATATATAAGGATATAATACATCAAGGAAAAAATGGATTCTTAATAGACAATTATGAAGACATATACAAATATATGAAAGAACTAATAGAGAATGATGAAAAATTACGAACTTTAAAAAAAAATACAGAAAAAACATCAACTATTTTTTCAATTTCATTTGTTATAGATCAGATTGAACAGTATTACTTTGAAATAATTAAAAGCCAAAAAATTAATAAAATTTAA
- a CDS encoding chromate transporter, whose product MNKKKEELHELLTLCYIVFKITTLTIGGGLLIISELKKIIVNKKKLISDEEFNKILATSNVIPGVTAVNFVFLIGKKLKGFKGAILLTIAGILPSIIIITIIALYAKLDSNNIYFQKFIKGAKISSAITMSMLIFEFSKKMLNKSIKQWITCLLITYVLYQFNVDLSYILLLFLLICSITYKIKKKFY is encoded by the coding sequence ATGAATAAAAAAAAAGAAGAATTACATGAATTATTGACATTATGCTACATTGTCTTTAAGATCACAACACTAACAATTGGCGGGGGATTATTAATCATATCTGAACTTAAAAAAATAATTGTAAATAAAAAAAAATTAATATCTGATGAGGAGTTCAATAAAATACTTGCAACATCAAATGTAATCCCTGGAGTAACAGCAGTCAATTTTGTATTCTTAATTGGTAAAAAACTTAAAGGATTTAAAGGCGCAATTTTACTTACTATTGCTGGAATATTGCCATCAATAATTATAATTACCATAATAGCACTTTATGCAAAGTTAGATTCAAATAATATTTACTTCCAAAAATTCATCAAAGGTGCAAAAATATCATCAGCTATTACAATGTCCATGCTCATATTCGAATTCTCAAAAAAAATGCTAAATAAATCCATAAAACAATGGATCACATGTTTATTAATAACATATGTACTATATCAATTTAATGTAGACTTATCATATATACTGCTATTATTCCTATTAATATGTTCTATAACATACAAAATAAAGAAAAAATTTTATTAA
- the holA gene encoding DNA polymerase III subunit delta yields the protein MNEIYLLLGKEHGLKEAYLNDILSKLGVDNKCVIKLFMSELSSIELYELFLTNSFFNKREVFIIYEAENLKNKKDLELIYSVILKPLNKVIIFISEENSINFDLKDSLKVVKKTFYELSDADKFLFVKKSFFKLGIKITDKAINLMLFMLDTDTKILEFYINSFALLIKDRTIDEHDVNSWLSFMRPENPFSLFESILKKDMESSLLKVKSILDQGEDLISILMNLGWQFKKFLKVKIDCENFNSISSVLKKYKVFASLEKTYKIGLQNYSIIDIKFILKILHKFDLYARIYGKNMHLNLSYFMVSILLTQDDTLINSFFCKFKYTF from the coding sequence ATGAATGAAATTTATTTATTATTAGGTAAAGAACATGGATTAAAGGAAGCTTATTTAAATGATATTTTGAGTAAGTTAGGTGTTGATAATAAATGCGTTATCAAGCTTTTTATGTCAGAATTATCATCAATAGAACTTTATGAATTATTTTTAACTAATTCTTTTTTTAATAAAAGGGAAGTCTTTATTATTTATGAGGCTGAAAATTTAAAGAATAAAAAAGATTTAGAGTTAATTTATAGTGTAATCTTAAAACCTTTAAATAAAGTTATTATTTTTATTTCTGAGGAAAATTCGATCAATTTTGATCTTAAAGATTCTTTGAAGGTGGTTAAAAAAACTTTTTATGAATTATCTGATGCTGATAAATTTTTATTTGTAAAAAAAAGTTTTTTTAAACTTGGAATTAAAATTACAGATAAAGCAATAAATTTAATGCTTTTTATGTTAGATACAGATACTAAGATTTTGGAGTTTTATATTAATTCCTTTGCTCTTCTTATTAAAGATAGAACTATTGATGAGCATGATGTGAATTCTTGGCTTAGTTTTATGCGTCCTGAAAATCCTTTTTCCTTGTTTGAGTCAATTTTGAAAAAAGATATGGAGAGTTCTTTATTAAAAGTTAAATCTATTCTAGATCAAGGAGAAGATTTGATTAGTATTTTAATGAATCTTGGTTGGCAGTTTAAAAAATTTTTGAAAGTGAAAATAGATTGCGAAAATTTTAATAGTATTTCATCTGTACTTAAAAAGTATAAGGTATTTGCTTCACTAGAGAAAACTTATAAGATAGGGCTTCAAAATTATTCAATTATTGATATCAAATTTATTTTGAAAATTTTGCATAAATTTGATTTATATGCAAGAATCTATGGTAAAAATATGCATTTAAATTTATCATATTTTATGGTATCAATCTTATTGACTCAAGATGACACTTTGATTAATAGTTTTTTTTGTAAATTTAAGTATACCTTTTAA
- a CDS encoding chromate transporter — translation MILISLFIIFFKIGILNFGGGNGITTIINKEIVNNKEWLTKEEFINLITMSRITPGPIATNVASYVGTKVAGITGSIIATIALISAPILIIILITSVLQKIKFFNYYLKNLRPIIIALWIITTIILFKSIFLQPNFSNTEFLKTLALIGLNIITLLVYKNVTPTILIISSGILYIIV, via the coding sequence TTGATTTTAATAAGTTTATTCATTATATTTTTTAAAATAGGAATTCTAAACTTTGGCGGAGGAAACGGAATTACAACAATTATTAATAAAGAAATTGTTAATAATAAGGAATGGCTCACAAAAGAAGAATTTATTAATCTAATTACAATGTCTAGAATTACTCCTGGACCCATTGCCACTAACGTAGCATCATATGTTGGTACAAAAGTAGCTGGAATTACTGGGTCAATAATTGCCACAATAGCACTAATATCTGCCCCAATATTAATTATCATTCTTATAACATCAGTGCTGCAGAAAATAAAATTCTTCAATTATTACCTTAAGAACCTAAGACCCATAATTATAGCATTATGGATCATAACTACAATTATTTTATTTAAAAGCATATTTTTACAACCAAACTTTAGTAACACAGAATTTTTAAAAACCCTTGCACTTATAGGACTAAATATAATAACTTTATTAGTTTACAAAAATGTCACTCCTACAATACTAATCATATCAAGTGGAATACTCTACATTATTGTATAA
- a CDS encoding HPr family phosphocarrier protein gives MIIKIANKESINVQPSSILSKFTSKYLFFGIKLFIKNEQKANIKYVVEIIMLRVIKKEKIKIIVNEKKEIEIINNKLLMANFKKEIQE, from the coding sequence ATGATAATTAAAATAGCCAATAAAGAAAGTATTAACGTACAACCATCAAGCATTCTTTCAAAATTTACAAGTAAATATCTGTTTTTCGGTATAAAGTTATTTATAAAAAATGAACAAAAAGCTAACATCAAATATGTAGTTGAGATTATAATGCTTAGAGTTATTAAAAAAGAAAAAATAAAAATTATAGTAAATGAAAAAAAAGAAATTGAAATCATTAATAATAAATTATTAATGGCAAACTTTAAAAAAGAGATTCAAGAATGA
- a CDS encoding mechanosensitive ion channel family protein produces MNGQPRALDVLKEIFVFQGYVDKIFETILVYGLKFLLALLIWCILRFLVKKLAKLFLKAFEKSKLETKLDSTVLNFFRSFFQVTTDMVLILMILPYLGVSTASIFAIFGSLGLAIGFAAQGILSNFVSGFIVLNANFFKIGDYISCDDFEGEVNNIQIFFTTLKTVDGKIIKVPNSKFTNTSVTNFSANSTRRISFDFQVPYDTDIGLLKVKIQNLAFSFNKEQYGIDEPSIVVKEYTPHYIVMQVRCFVKTEFFWDFKYFMAENIKCVLFDMGIKLPIKIIDCIKFY; encoded by the coding sequence ATGAATGGTCAACCAAGAGCATTAGATGTATTAAAAGAGATATTTGTTTTTCAGGGATATGTTGATAAAATTTTTGAAACGATATTGGTTTATGGGTTAAAATTTTTATTAGCACTGTTAATATGGTGTATTTTGAGATTTTTAGTTAAAAAATTAGCTAAGCTCTTTTTGAAAGCTTTTGAAAAATCCAAGCTAGAAACAAAGTTAGATTCTACTGTTCTTAATTTTTTTAGATCATTTTTTCAAGTGACTACAGATATGGTATTAATTTTGATGATTTTACCTTATCTTGGTGTTTCTACAGCTTCTATTTTTGCTATATTTGGGTCTTTGGGTCTTGCAATTGGATTTGCTGCTCAAGGGATTTTATCCAATTTTGTTAGCGGATTTATTGTGCTTAATGCCAATTTTTTTAAAATTGGTGATTATATTAGCTGTGATGATTTTGAAGGAGAAGTAAATAATATTCAGATATTTTTTACTACACTTAAGACCGTGGATGGTAAAATTATTAAGGTTCCAAATAGTAAGTTTACAAATACATCAGTTACTAATTTTTCTGCAAATTCTACAAGGAGGATTTCATTTGACTTTCAAGTTCCTTATGATACAGATATTGGGTTACTTAAAGTCAAAATACAAAATTTAGCATTTTCCTTTAATAAGGAACAATATGGTATTGATGAACCTAGTATTGTTGTAAAAGAATATACGCCTCATTACATAGTCATGCAAGTAAGATGTTTTGTAAAGACTGAATTTTTTTGGGATTTTAAATATTTCATGGCAGAAAATATTAAATGTGTTTTATTTGACATGGGAATAAAATTGCCTATTAAAATCATAGATTGTATTAAATTTTATTAA
- a CDS encoding HPF/RaiA family ribosome-associated protein encodes MELKIQAINYHLSNNTKNFIVKKLEKLGEHIKNNSESLKITIKKENDSFDINAHLHFNWGKIIHITEEGKELYALIECIIDRLHNTANKEKDKKETNNKQQVKINANNDN; translated from the coding sequence ATGGAACTTAAAATACAAGCTATTAATTACCATTTAAGTAACAATACAAAAAATTTTATTGTAAAAAAATTAGAAAAACTTGGGGAACATATCAAAAACAACTCAGAGAGTCTAAAGATCACAATAAAAAAAGAAAATGATAGTTTTGACATAAATGCTCATCTGCACTTTAATTGGGGAAAGATAATACATATTACAGAAGAAGGTAAAGAATTATATGCCTTAATAGAATGTATAATAGACAGATTACATAATACAGCAAACAAGGAAAAAGATAAAAAAGAAACAAATAACAAACAACAAGTAAAAATAAATGCAAACAATGATAATTAA